A genome region from Sphaerisporangium krabiense includes the following:
- a CDS encoding pyrimidine reductase family protein → MRRVLPTPAGEADLAEAYAYPRDHWLRLNMVAGADGGAWLKGVSKGLSGPGDRRVFHVLRGLADVVLAGASTVRTEGYGPARPGPSWPALREGRPPVPPIAVVTRKLDLDLGGPLFTGAEPAARTIVITTESAPADRRAEAARNAEVIVAGAERVDLALAVEALRERGLGRVLCEGGPRLNAQLAAAGQVDELCLTISPVLTGGDAARILNGPASFVRLALAHVLEEDGFLFCKYTREP, encoded by the coding sequence GTGCGACGCGTCCTTCCCACCCCCGCGGGCGAAGCGGATCTCGCCGAGGCCTACGCCTACCCCCGCGACCACTGGCTGCGCCTCAACATGGTCGCCGGAGCCGACGGCGGCGCCTGGCTGAAAGGGGTGTCCAAGGGGCTCTCCGGGCCGGGCGACCGCCGGGTCTTCCACGTCCTGCGCGGGCTGGCGGACGTCGTGCTGGCCGGGGCCTCCACCGTGCGCACCGAGGGGTACGGCCCGGCCCGCCCGGGCCCGTCGTGGCCGGCGCTGCGCGAGGGACGCCCGCCCGTGCCGCCCATCGCCGTCGTGACCCGCAAGCTGGACCTCGACCTCGGCGGCCCGCTGTTCACCGGGGCCGAGCCGGCCGCACGCACCATCGTGATCACCACCGAGAGCGCGCCCGCCGACCGCCGCGCGGAGGCCGCCAGGAACGCCGAGGTGATCGTGGCGGGCGCCGAGCGCGTCGACCTCGCCCTGGCCGTCGAGGCGCTGCGCGAGCGCGGCCTCGGCCGGGTGCTGTGCGAGGGCGGCCCCCGGCTGAACGCCCAGCTCGCCGCGGCCGGGCAGGTGGACGAGCTGTGCCTGACGATCAGCCCGGTCCTGACCGGCGGGGACGCCGCTCGCATCCTCAACGGCCCCGCCTCGTTCGTCCGCCTCGCCCTCGCCCACGTCCTTGAGGAAGACGGCTTCCTCTTCTGCAAGTACACCCGGGAGCCCTGA